A genomic region of Bacillus solimangrovi contains the following coding sequences:
- the cdaA gene encoding diadenylate cyclase CdaA, producing the protein MPVGNFSIPNYLGAIIDILLVSYVIYKLIMIIRGTKAVQLLKGIFVIIGVWFISSFFGLTTLQWLMNQALTWGFLAIIIIFQPELRRALEQLGRGRIFARSGVFDEEDTVNSIDEILKAVDYMAKRRIGALVTIERATGMGDYIETGIPLHAKISSQLLINIFIPNTPLHDGAVILKQNEIQAAACYLPLSESPFISKELGTRHRAALGISEVTDGVTIIVSEETGHVSLTKNAELHRELDSNTLHEMLLKELSGATKSTSSTPWYRRGKKNENR; encoded by the coding sequence ATGCCTGTTGGAAATTTCTCAATTCCTAATTACCTTGGCGCAATAATTGACATTCTCCTCGTTTCATATGTCATTTACAAATTAATCATGATTATTCGTGGTACAAAAGCCGTCCAACTTTTGAAGGGAATATTTGTCATTATAGGTGTGTGGTTTATTAGCAGTTTTTTCGGTTTAACGACTCTACAATGGTTAATGAACCAAGCACTTACATGGGGTTTTCTAGCGATTATCATCATATTTCAACCTGAGTTACGTCGTGCATTAGAACAACTAGGGAGAGGAAGAATTTTTGCTCGTAGTGGAGTATTTGATGAAGAGGATACAGTTAATTCCATTGATGAAATTCTTAAGGCAGTTGATTATATGGCAAAACGCCGTATTGGGGCGTTAGTGACAATTGAACGTGCTACAGGAATGGGCGATTATATTGAAACGGGAATACCATTGCATGCCAAAATCTCTTCGCAATTATTAATTAATATTTTTATACCGAATACCCCGCTTCATGATGGTGCTGTTATTTTGAAGCAAAATGAAATTCAAGCAGCTGCTTGTTATTTACCGTTATCTGAAAGTCCGTTTATTTCGAAAGAACTTGGTACTCGACATCGAGCTGCATTAGGTATAAGTGAAGTCACCGATGGTGTAACGATTATCGTATCAGAAGAAACGGGTCATGTTTCACTTACAAAAAATGCTGAACTACATCGCGAGTTAGATAGTAATACATTGCATGAAATGTTGCTTAAGGAACTTTCAGGTGCAACGAAATCAACTTCCTCAACACCGTGGTATAGAAGGGGGAAGAAGAATGAAAATCGATAA